The following proteins are co-located in the Euwallacea fornicatus isolate EFF26 chromosome 16, ASM4011564v1, whole genome shotgun sequence genome:
- the LOC136343904 gene encoding serine/threonine-protein kinase WNK2-like, producing MDYHLLILALTLSAAAADISLDPLQDPDQDFSTNVQDKRTICAALNKCIGNSASYVKRVVVNPSIVGYRPSIVRPVAFKPSLIGGYRYIKPKVHFSLKAPGGWKPIDSPVKPVVEVVKPENHVDVLHNNPVPHVDHLHLRPGHVHLQPAIPVGAHLHQGHQISIPHGGHYDTFAHVDHVHPVEPLRPAPVLFEVTRPNLGVLPLGSRFLTPVLKQAPLVHHLHGVAPPAIHVASVAPPPIHVAAVAPPHIHVAPVAPPPVPVSAPLPLAPAPVAPTTVLPHPAFSVEYHGTRNYLPFAGALPVIPQPTFVPHQHVLPQPQALPFEHPAHGFVPQQALPHEHRQQFLGQEQQLPHQFQQQLQAIQEYQDIPQGQLPLEGEPGVLNYDQSNVIQPGQTDLQIPYHLPQHGSWAGEEAFRPSQQLEAPYHK from the exons ATGGATTATCATCTA CTAATACTAGCTTTGACCCTATCGGCTGCTGCAGCAGATATTTCACTGGATCCCCTGCAGGACCCCGATCAAGATTTCAGCACCAACGTCCAAGACAAGAGAACTATATGTGCGGCCCTAAATAAATGCATTGGCAATTCTGCTTCCTATGTCAAACGCGTAGTCGTTAACCCTTCGATAGTGGGCTATCGCCCTTCAATAGTGAGACCTGTGGCCTTTAAACCTTCCTTGATCGGAGGATACAG GTATATTAAGCCGAAGGTTCACTTCAGTTTAAAAGCGCCTGGAGGTTGGAAGCCTATTGACTCCCCGGTGAAGCCTGTCGTCGAAGTGGTGAAACCCGAAAATCACGTGGATGTACTCCATAACAATCCGGTACCCCATGTGGATCACCTGCATTTAAGACCCGGACATGTACATTTACAGCCTGCGATTCCTGTGGGGGCGCATCTGCATCAGGGACATCAGATAAGTATTCCTCACG GAGGGCATTACGATACGTTCGCTCATGTCGATCACGTTCATCCAGTGGAACCATTGAGGCCAGCCCCGGTGCTCTTTGAAGTCACCAGGCCAAATCTTGGGGTCCTACCACTTGGATCTCGCTTCCTCACTCCTGTTCTCAAACAAGCCCCGCTCGTACATCATCTCCATGGGGTGGCTCCCCCTGCAATTCATGTGGCCTCAGTGGCTCCTCCTCCAATTCATGTGGCAGCAGTGGCTCCTCCTCACATTCATGTAGCTCCAGTGGCACCTCCGCCCGTTCCTGTATCTGCACCCTTGCCATTAGCTCCTGCACCAGTGGCACCAACCACAGTCCTTCCTCACCCAGCATTCTCAGTAGAATACCACGGGACTAGGAACTACCTGCCTTTTGCTGGGGCTTTGCCTGTTATTCCACAACCAACTTTCGTTCCTCACCAGCACGTGCTGCCGCAACCACAAGCGTTGCCTTTCGAGCATCCCGCCCATGGTTTCGTGCCTCAACAGGCTTTACCTCATGAACATCGGCAGCAATTTTTGGGACAGGAACAGCAATTGCCTCATCAGTTCCAACAGCAGCTTCAGGCGATTCAAGAGTATCAAGACATTCCTCAGGGTCAGTTGCCCTTGGAAGGGGAACCAGGAGTGTTAAATTACGACCAAAGCAATGTGATTCAGCCTGGGCAGACAGACCTTCAAATCCCGTACCATTTGCCCCAGCACGGGAGTTGGGCGGGAGAGGAAGCCTTCAGGCCTTCGCAGCAATTAGAAGCCCCTTATCACAAGTAG